The following are encoded together in the Chaetodon auriga isolate fChaAug3 chromosome 4, fChaAug3.hap1, whole genome shotgun sequence genome:
- the LOC143320106 gene encoding putative ATP-dependent RNA helicase DDX17 encodes MRGGSSYGDRDRDRGRDRPRFGAMSGRSGPPPMKFGNPGERLRKKRWNLDELPKFEKNFYTEHPEVQHMSQYELEEFCRKKEITVRGSGCSKAITAFHQAQFPQYVMDVLMQQNFKEPTAIQSQGFPVALSGRDMVGIAQTGSGKTLAYLLPAIVHINHQPYLERGDGPICLVLAPTRELAQQVQQVAYDYGKSSRIKSTCVYGGAPKGPQIRDLERGVEICIATPGRLIDFLESGKTNLRRCTYLVLDEADRMLDMGFEPQIRKIVDQIRPDRQTLMWSATWPKEVRQLAEDFLKDYIQINVGALELSANHNILQIVDVCMETEKDHKLFQLMEEIMAEKENKTIIFVETKKRCDDLTRRMRRDGWPAMCIHGDKSQPERDWVLAEFRTGKAPILIATDVASRGLDVEDVKFVINYDYPGSSEDYVHRIGRTARSTNKGTAYTFFTPGNLRKAQDLVRVLAEARQAINPKLLQLVDSGRGGGGGGGRMRYRGSSSNNPNLMYQEECDRRMRPGGGGGGGGSSKDSRSGFGRNSHDGDRSTSSSSSSYRDRGRDRRNSYSSGSDQFQSYGSSGGFNSRSGGQPSGGGGQDPPSQPQGQFGQPPPPPSPGGPQPLMAQQFAPPQPPLMGFIGQPPYPFASPPPPPPGPPPPRK; translated from the exons ATGAGAGGGGGTTCCTCctatggagacagagacagggaccgTGGACGAGACAG GCCACGGTTTGGGGCAATGAGCGGTCGCAGTGGACCCCCACCGATGAAGTTTGGGAATCCAGGTGAGCGTCTCCGCAAGAAGCGGTGGAACCTGGATGAGCTGCCAAAATTTGAGAAGAACTTCTACACCGAACATCCTGAGGTCCAACACATGAGTCAG TATGAGTTGGAAGAGTTTTGCAGAAAGAAGGAGATCACCGTCAGAGGCTCTGGCTGTTCAAAGGCGATCACAGCTTTCCACCAGGCACAGTTTCCTC AGTATGTGATGGATGTGCTGATGCAGCAAAACTTCAAGGAGCCGACAGCGATCCAGTCCCAGGGTTTCCCCGTGGCCCTGAGTGGCAGGGACATGGTGGGGATTGCCCAGACGGGCTCTGGAAAGACACTGGCT TATCTTCTTCCTGCTATTGTACATATCAACCACCAGCCCTAtctggagagaggagatggtCCAATT TGTCTGGTGCTTGCCCCGACCAGAGAGCTGGCTCAGCAGGTTCAGCAGGTCGCTTATGATTATGGCAAGTCTTCCCGTATCAAAAGCACCTGCGTCTATGGTGGAGCACCCAAAGGACCACAGATTCGAGACCTCGAGAGGG GTGTTGAGATCTGCATCGCCACACCTGGTCGCCTCATCGACTTCTTGGAGTCTGGGAAAACAAACCTCCGGCGCTGCACCTACCTAGTGCTGGATGAGGCTGACCGCATGCTGGACATGGGCTTTGAACCACAGATTCGCAAGATAGTCGATCAAATCAGG cctgacagacagactctgaTGTGGAGTGCAACCTGGCCAAAGGAGGTTCGGCAGCTTGCTGAGGACTTCCTGAAGGACTACATCCAGATTAATGTTGGCGCCCTGGAGCTCAGCGCCAACCATAACATCCTGCAGATTGTCGATGTCTGCATGGAGACTGAAAAGGACCACAA ACTTTTTCAGCTGATGGAGGAGATAATGgctgaaaaggaaaataaaaccatcATCTTTGTGGAGACCAAGAAGCGCTGTGATGATCTCACCAGGAGGATGAGGCGGGACGG GTGGCCAGCCATGTGTATCCATGGAGACAAGAGCCAGCCAGAAAGAGACTGGGTACTCGCAG AATTTCGGACTGGTAAAGCTCCCATACTGATTGCTACCGATGTGGCCTCTCGTGGTCTGG ATGTGGAAGATGTCAAGTTTGTCATCAACTATGACTATCCCGGCTCGTCTGAGGATTACGTCCACCGTATTGGACGTACGGCTCGCAGTACCAACAAGGGCACTGCCTACACCTTCTTCACCCCAGGGAACCTGCGGAAGGCCCAGGACCTCGTCCGGGTGTTGGCGGAGGCCCGGCAGGCCATCAATCCCAAACTGCTTCAGCTCGTGGACTCAGGgcgtggtggaggaggaggcg GTGGCAGAATGCGTTACCgtggcagcagctccaacaaCCCGAACCTCATGTACCAGGAGGAGTGTGATCGCCGCATGCgccctggtggtggtggtggtggtggtggcagcagcaaaGATAGCCGCAGTGGCTTCGGCCGCAACAGCCATGATGGAGaccgctccacctcctcctcctcctcctcctacagGGACAGAGGCCGGGATCGCAGGAATAGCTACAGCTCAGGTTCAGATCAGTTCCAGAGTTACGGCAGCAGTGGTGGCTTCAACTCCCGCAGCGGAGGCCAGCCtagtggaggtggaggtcaggATCCACCTAGCCAGCCGCAGGGTCAGTTTGGccaaccccctcctccaccatcaccgGGGGGGCCGCAGCCTCTGATGGCTCAGCAGTTTGCTCCGCCACAGCCACCGCTCATGGGCTTCATTGGGCAACCGCCTTACCCTTTtgcttctccacctcctcctcctccgggtCCTCCACCTCCCCGGAAGTAG